ACCTATATCACGGGCTGTCACGCAAGCTGACCTTCGACCGCATGATACCGCCGCACGGTCTGGAAGTGACCTACGACAAGACCGTCCACGTCATTTTTCCGGCGGAGGTGCGCTATGTCGATTTAGGCTCGCCCGACCTGATTGCCGGGAAAGCCGACGGAGCGGAGAACATCATCCGTGTGAAGGCTACCGTAAGGAATTTTCCCAACGAAACGAATATGTCCGTCATCACGGAGGACGGCAGTTTCTACACCTTCAACGTGAAGTACGCCGCCGAACCGCTGTTGCTCAACGTGGAGATGTGCGACTTCATCCATGACGGCAGCACGGTGAACCGCCCGAACAACGCGCAGGAAATCTATCTGAAAGAGCTGGGCAGCGAAAGCCCGATGCTGGTGCGCCTTATCATGAAGTCCATCCACAAACAGAACAAGCGCGAGGTGAAGCATATCGGCTGCAAGCGTTTCGGCATCCAATACCTGTTGAAAGGCATCTACACGCACAACGGCTTGCTTTATTTCCACACGGAGATAAAGAACCAGAGCAACGTGCCTTTCGATGTGGACTACATCACTTGGAAAATCGTGGACAAGAAGGTTGCGAAGCGTACTGCCGTGCAGGAGCAGATTATTCTGCCGCTCCGCGCGCAGAACTACGCCACCCTCGTGCCGGGCAAAAAGAGCGAGCGCACGGTCTTCACGATGGCGAAGTTCACCATCCCCGATGACAAGTGCCTCGTGGTGGAATTGAACGAGAAGAACGGCGGCCGTCACCAGTCCTTCGTGATTGAGAACGAGGATTTGGTACGCGCGGGTACCATCAACGAACTTCAAGTACGCTGACCATGAGAAAGTACATCGCAATAATCATCGCGTCGCTTGCCCTTTTTACAGGGCAGGCGCACGCCCAGCGGTGTCTGCCGAAGATGCAGGGCATCGAGGTGAGGGCGGACATGGCGGACGGCTTCAATCTCGGCGGCAAGGACGGCGGGTACAGCTTCGGGGCGGCTCTCTCCACCTACACGAAGAAGGGGAACAAGTGGGTGTTCGGTGGCGAATACCTGTTGAAGAACAATCCCTACAAGGACACCAAGATACCCGTGGCGCAGTTCACGGCGGAGGGCGGCTATTACTTCAAGATACTGTCGGACGCCCGAAAGATTGTTTTCGTCTATGCCGGGGCTTCGGCTCTCGCCGGATATGAGGCGGTAAATTGGGGGAAGAAGGTGCTGCATGACGGCTCCACGCTGCACGACCGGGACGCCTTCATCTACGGCGGTGCGCTGACGCTCGATGTGGAGTGTTACGTGGCAGACCGTATCGCCCTGCTTGCCAACCTGCGGGAGCGTTGCCTTTGGGGTGGCGACACACGGAAGTTCCACACGCAGTTCGGGGTCGGTATCAAGTTCATCATCAACTGACACGGGCATGGAAAGGACGGAAATAGATGCTGTCAGAAGGATGCCGCTTGCGGATTTTCTCGCACGGCTGGGGCATGAGCCTGTCAGAAGGAGCGGTAACGAGCTGTGGTATCTTGCCCCGTACAGGGGCGAGCGCACATCCTCTTTCCGTGTGAACGTGGCGAAACAGCTCTGGTACGACTTCGGTTTGGGCAAGGGCGGCGACATCTTCACGCTTGCCGGGGAGTTTCTGCAAAGCGATGACTTCATGAAGCAAGCGAAGTTCATAGCGGAAGCCGCCAATATGACGGTTGCCGGATGGGAAAAGCCCGTCTATCTCTCGAAGCCGACCGAATCCGTTTTTGAGGATGTGGAGGTCGCTCCGCTGCTCCGCTCACTGCTGACGGAGTATTTAGAGGAACGGGGCATCCCTTACGCCATCGCATCCCGTCACTGCTGCCGCTTGAACTACGGTGTGCGTGGAAAACGGTATTTTGCCGTTGGCTTTCCGAACATGGCAGGTGGCTATGAAGTCAGAAGCCGATATTTCAAGGGTTGCATACCTCCGAAGTCTGTATCACTGGTAAAGGCGAATGACATCCCGGCTGACGAGTGCCTCGTGTTCGAGGGCTTCATGGACTTTCTCTCTGCCGTGACGCTTGGTGTAACCGGTAACGCTGACTGTCTTGTGCTGAACTCAGTCGCCAACGTGGAGAAGGCGGCGGGATTGCTGGACGGATACGGGCGCATCGGCTGCTTCCTCGACCGTGACGAAGCCGGACGGCGGACGCTTGCCGCACTTACCATGCGATACGGGGAACGTGTCACCGACCGTTCCTCCCTCTATGACGGTTGCAAGGACTTGAACGAGTACCTGCAACTGACAACGAAAAAACAGAAAAACAACCATCTAAAAATCGAAGAACAATGAACATACTGAACAACAGAAACAAGAGAACATCAATATTCAAGGCAGTGGCGTTATGCCTGATAGCCGCCATGTCATTCACCCTCGTGTCATGTGACGATGACATGGACATCCAGCAGTCCTATCCCTTCACGGTGGAGGTCATGCCCGTGCCGAACAAGGTAGTAAAGGGGCAGACAGTGGAAATCCGCTGTGAACTGAAAAAGGAGGGCGACTTTTCGGGTACGCTCTATACCATCCGCTATTTCCAGTTCGAGGGGGAAGGCTCGCTCAAAATGGATAACGGCATCACCTTCCTGCCTAACGACCGCTACCTGCTGGAGAACGAAAAATTCCGCCTGTACTACACGGCGGCGGGTGATGAGGCGCATAATTTCATCGTGGTGGTGGAGGATAACTTTAGCAACTCCTACGAACTGGAATTTGACTTCAACAACAGGAATGTAAAGGACGACGATCTTACCATCGTTCCCATCGGCAACTTCAGCCCCTTGTTGAAATGATGCGTGTATTCATGACAATGCTCTGTTCACTTCTGACGGTCTGTTCTGTGTCCGCGCAGATCAGCCGCCAAGAGGGAACGGACGGGCAGGCGGCAATCTACCGACTGCCGCTTATGGAACGTGCTTTTTTATGCTGCCGCTACTTTGAAGGCTGGCACTCAGAAAAACACTACCCATACGTCGGTTGGGGTCACAAACTTTTGCCAAACGAGAAGTATTCGGCACGAACCATGACAAAACGGGATGCGGATGAACTTTTGCGGAAAGACCTGCGCAAATTTGTCGCCATGTTCCGTAAATTCGGGGTTGATTCGATTTTGCTTGGCACGTTAGCTTACAATGTGGGACCGGCGAAGCTGTTAGGCAGCAAAACAATCCCCAAAAGCACCTTAATCAAGAAGCTGGAAGCTGGTGACAGGAACATCTACCGTGAGTATATAGCCTTCTGCAACTACAAAGGAAAACGCCACGCCATGCTGCTCAAACGGAGAAAGGCGGAGTTTGCGCTGTTGTATATCCCATAAAAGGACTGACAAAACTGGCAAAAGACGTGCCATATTTAACTTGGCACGTCTTTTGCTCTATCACTTGATAGATTATCGTAGGATTTTCTCGTTAATTGACATCGTTGAGCCATTTTTGCCTATCGGTTTCCAAATAACACTTCAAGTTGTAAGTGTTGTGAGAGCAATACAAAACATAGTTATTAACCATAAAAAGTATAGCGAAATTATGAAGAAAGTATTTAGCCTTAAATCCGCAACTCCATTCCCGAAGTGCTACCTACATAAAGAGAAATGGACTTTTGATTCGTAAGATAACCATTAAGTCCTCGCGTCCGTTTCAATGCGCATACCATCCCCTTACCCCATAAAGCGACTTGAGGCAATACGCAATCAGTGGCCATCAAGTGATGTAAATCATCCGGAAGAAGTTTTGAAGGCTTCTGCATATGCATGGTTGTCGGTGTAGATATTCAGCACACATTGCCTTGCGGTCTTAATCCACTTGGCAGGTACTGAAATGAATTTGAAGACAAACGTCTTGATACGGCTGGTTTCCTTGAGCCCGAACTTCTTCACTTCAATCCTTTGCATGATGGCCTTGTAGAAATTGCGTATCAGTGCCGTCAGGAGCAGGAACACGGTATTTTCCGCCATGAAGGATTTAGGCAGTCTGTCCCATCCAAACCCATTGTTCATGTCATCAAAGACGCGTTCCTTGCCACCGCGCATGTTATAGAACTCCACGATGTCCCTCATGGATGATTCGTAATCGTTGGTCAGGATGCAGCGGTATGTATATTCCCCCTCCCACAGGTCCGGTCCACTGCCCATGCGTCTCTGTCTCTGGATTACCAGGCGATACGGTTTGCCCTTCCACTTCTCAACGAGAATGGAGTTCAACTCAAACACGATGCCGTTTATCTCTTCCTTCTTCCACCCTCTGAGCGCGAAGATGTCATCATAGAGCGAGCAGCAGCGGTTGGCGCGTATGTAGAATGTCCTGCAATGCTTCCTGACCTCATCCACAATGTCTTCAGAGCATGAGCCGCAGTCGGCCCTGAAGCGTTTGACTGTCAGCTTCTTCTCTTCAAGTCTCTCCAAAATCCTCTTTAGCGTGTCCTTCTGGTGAAAGCGTACATTGGTGTTGCCGTCGCTGTTCTCTATGCCGACAATCATGTCGCCGATAACGGCCACACCGGACCTGTAACCAAGAAATTTCTTGTACGTGGGCTTTGCATCGTACTTCTCCGCCTCAATGAACTGGTGGTCAAAGTCAACGTCATACTCCCCGCCCTCTTTCAACTGCCCTGTGGACAACAGGCAATTCAGGAGCAATGTGTTGAGTGTGTCTGCCGTATTGAAATCATAGGACTTTCCGGCATCAGACGTGTATGAGATGTTTTCCCGGGTCAGTTCGTTTATTGCCCTAAGGATGGTGTCGGCGCTACAGGTGCGGAGTGTGGGGTGAAGGGAAAGATGACTCATTAAGTGGGCGGTGACATCCTCAACGCAAGAACCGCCGCAGAAGTAAACGCATAGGAGGGAGCGGATGATTTCGCTGTATTGATAACCATAGAGTTTGCATCTCAACCCAAGTGTTGAGTCAATTGTAGAGGAGAGAAGGGAGGTAAATTGCTCCATGATTGGAAATATGCCTCCAAAAGGAGTGAGTCTTTCGGATTTTATTGCTACCTTTGCCATGCCTGTTGCGGTTTTCTTTGTCTTTGGATTCGCAACACTAAGGTAAGTGAAAACGCTGACATGGCAAAAACCTGGGCAACAAAATGTTGCTCAGGAACTTATAAAAATAATTATCAATTATGTTGCGGAATTAAGGTTTAGGAAAATTCAGAAAGGAACAATTCAAGTATTCACCTGTAAGAAGTTACTAATGACAAAAAAGAAATTGCCCGTTCGTTTTACGGGTCAGCACTTTACTATTGATAAAGTGCTAATAAAAGATGCAATAAGACAAGCAAATATAAGTAATCAGGATACGGTTTTAGATATTGGGGCAGGCAAGGGGTTTCTTACTGTTCATTTATTAAAAATCGCCAACAATGTTGTTGCTATTGAAAACGACACAGCTTTGGTTGAACATTTACGAAAATTATTTTCTGATGCCCGAAATGTTCAAGTTGTCGGTTGTGATTTTAGGAATTTTGCAGTTCCGAAATTTCCTTTCAAAGTGGTGTCAAATATTCCTTATGGCATTACTTCCGATATTTTCAAAATCCTGATGTTTGAGAGTCTTGGAAATTTTCTGGGAGGTTCCATTGTCCTTCAGTTAGAACCTACACAAAAGTTATTTTCGAGGAAGCTTTACAATCCATATACCGTTTTCTATCATACTTTTTTTGATTTGAAACTTGTCTATGAGGTAGGTCCTGAAAGTTTCTTTCCACCGCCAACTGTCAAATCAGCCCTGTTAAACATTAAAAGAAAACAGTTATTTTTTGATTTTAAGTTTAAAGCCAAATACTTAGCATTTATTTCCTGTCTGTTAGAGAAACCTGATTTATCTGTAAAAACAGCTTTAAAGTCGATTTTCAGGAAAAGTCAGGTCAGGTCAATTTCGGAAAAATTCGGTTTAAACCTTAATGCTCAAATTGTTTGTTTGTCTCCAAGTCAATGGGTAAACTGTTTTTTGGAAATGCTGGAAGTTGTCCCTGAAAAATTTCATCCTTCGTAGTTCAAAGTCGGGTGGTTGTCAAGATGATTTTTCTGGTTTGGTGTCGTCTTTTAAGCTGCCGCATAACGAAAAATGGTAGCCGTAGTTGCCGGATTTACAGCACTTTCGTATCAATTTAGCACTTCGGTTCGTTAAAAGCACCAAAGTATCAAGTTGGCACGAAAGCCGGCAATTATCGGCTACCATATGTGTGTGCCCTGCATATGCAGGACACACCCCGAAAGCTTTTCAAATAGTTCAAAAATACAAATTTAGTTTTACGAACCAAGTTTTCGGGGTGTTATTTTTCCAGAGGGTGCAAGTCCCTTACGAGCGGATTGAAACCCCGAATCGTTAGCAAGCTGCAAGGTGGTTTATCGTGAGGTATGCACTGAAGGAAGCAGAACTGCAAAAGTCTGTACCGACGAACAGAAAGTACATAAGAGGCATAACAATAAGGATGAGTATCCACAGCAATACGAAGTCCAAAACAGTGTTCTGAACATGCTATTAAATCAGATTATTGTTATGTAGATGTACCGGCGATAGACGGAAGGAAAAAGCATTTACCAGGGGAGGTCTTGGCGATTACGAGTTAATCAATCCAAGAAGTCAGCAGAGGTCATAGTACTTGAGGGCAAACGAGGTGCGAATAGATACCGCATAGGTCTCACAAACAAGGAAGGACTGAACGTAAAGAGGTTTTCAATAGGTAACGGAACACATAGTAGCCCTACTTAACGAAAACAGGTTAAAAACAACTAAAATGATAACAAGAGTAGTACATCCGTTTAATCTTCAAAGAGCATTGGAACACGTGATTGCCAATAAAGGTAGTGCGGGTGTTGATGGTGTTTCTATAAGAGAGCTCCGCAAGGTGTTTTCTGAAAAGAAACTACAACTGATTGAAGCAATCAAACAAGGCAACTATCAAGTACAACCCATTTTAGGTATTGAAATTCCGAAAGGAAATGGGAAAACTCGATTATTGGGTGTTCCCACCACTACAGAACGTGTGTTGCAACAAGCCTTAGCACAAACTATTGCACCACTTTTTGAGCCCGAATTTAGTAATTACAGCTATGGATTTAGACCTCACAAGAATGCCCGACAAGCCGTTGGACAATCTCGGGATTACATCCATTCAGGATTAAACCACATTGTGGATATTGACCTGAAAAACTTCTTTGATGAAGTTGACCACTGTTTATTACTGAATTTAATCTATCAAAAAGTGAAATGCAAAGCTACCATGCAACTCATACGCAAATGGCTCAGAGCACCTATTAAAATCAACGGAAAGCTACGAAAGAGAAGAAAAGGCGTTCCGCAAGGAAGCCCTTTAAGTCCATTATTGTCGAACATTTTACTACATCAACTGGATAAGGAAATGACTCGAAGAGGACACAAATTTGTACGTTATGCGGATGATTTTAGTATTTATTGCAAAAGCCACAATCAAGCCAAGGCAACAAGAGTGGTAATTGAAAAGTTTTTGAAAAACAAACTCAAATTAACTATAAATGAAGAAAAGAGTGGTATCAGAAAACCAATCCACTTCACAATTTTGGGTTTCGGATTCGTACCTACGTACGAGAAAGGAAGTAAAAATCAATACCAACTTATTGTATCGGAAAAAGCATGGAAGAAACTAAAAGAACGACTTAAAACAATCACCCGAAAAACCACACCAGCCACATTTGAAGAGCGTATTGCCAAGATAAAAGAAGTGCAACGCGGATGGTTGAACTATTTCCAAGGCACGAGTATTTTGGGCAAATTACGAGATTTAGATGGTTGGCTTCGCAACCGACTGCGCTATTGCATTTGTCATCATTGGAAAAAACCCGAAAGGAAAAGGAAAAACCTGATTCGATTAGGTGTAGACCAAGACCATGCCTACGCTTGGAGCAGAACACGGAAAGGCGGTTGGGCAATAGCACAAAGTCCTATTCTAGGCACTACCATTACTTTACAACGCTTGAAGAAAAGAGGATATGTTTCCTTAACTGAATTACATTTACAACTTAACCCATCTCTTTGCGAACCGCCGAGTACGTGACCCGTACGCTCGGTGGTGTGAGAGGCGCACTCCGTCAGTTACTGGCGGAGCCGTCTACTCGATTATGCGGTCGGTTTTCATTTTCTCTTCTTTCTCGTTAATTTGTCAAGCAAAGTTACTAAATTTGCAGTCAAGCAATTTCAATTTTTGAATTATGTATTTCAGCAGACCTTGGACTTCTATCTAAGTGATAGGCAGTCCTGAAAATTCCAATCTCTTTTAGGTCAAGACAATTAGTCTATGGGTTTCGTGTACCGACTTTTTTGTAAAGGCGTTACGTTGTCATAGTTGCTCTGTCGGGTAATACTGTCTATTCACTTCTCCACGATTTCAACAACAAAAATGATTGAACGTATCAAATCGTTGGGGGAAATGGAGACGAAGCAGAAATGTGTAGTTCAACGGTTCGAGATTATCATTCCCCTCCACCAAAAAATAACGACCCAATATATAGCCTCCGCAAGTTTTACTTGCGGATTTTTTAGTTATCGCAGATTGGACAAAGGTTTCTTTGCTACTTTCTTTGTCCGCCATCATGCTCACTGAAAGAAAGTAGGGCGGCTCTCGCCGCCCCGCCACTCAAAAGCGTGTGTAAAGTCCCGTCACCATCGTGAACATTTCCTCCAGCATATCAAAATAGATACCCTCGTGTACGGCAATGTCCTTTGTCTTGCACTCAAAGGTCTTTTTGCTGAACGTCCTGCGGTAGAAGCGCATATTGTAGAGGTCTGCCCCTTCGTCATAGATGATGTCAAGGCGGTTGGCACTTGTTTTGTTCCTTGCAAGGCTCATCCGTAAGCCGTTGCCCATATCTATGAAATCACGGCTACCTGTCATGGCGGTGAAGCGTTTTCCGCCTATCTGCTGTAATATCGTCTTGGCTATCATATCTTTTGTTTTTAGGGTTTTAAGTATTGGCGGTGCGGACACCGCCATCCCGTTCAAAATTCTCGCATTTCGGAAATGGGGGTCTGCCGTTGTAGCCACTCTTTCACACATTCCATATTGTACTCGCTCGTGATGACTGCCGTATGGCTGTCGGTGGCGGTGAAACGTGTGCTTTCGTAATCATCTATCCACCCCTTGAGGGTGTCCGTTCCCCACGCTCCGGTATCGTCAAAGATACCGTCCAATGCCGTGATAGGTTCGCTGAACTTGACTATCAGCGTTTGATAGGTCGTGTTCATAGTCTGTCCTCCTTTCCCTTCTTTGCGTTCAGCCACTTGTCCCGTGCGGCTCGGCACTCGTCCAACGTGGGTTTGACACAAGAGAACAATTCTCTGTCTATGGGGTGGCGGTAGTCGTACTGCACAAGTGTCCGCCTGCGTCTTCCGATACCCGATTGGAAACGCTCGTATTTCTCCGTACCTGCTTCCGCGCAGGTGCTTACTCCGTTGATGGTCATTCGTGTTGTCATAATGTTGCTTTTTAGATGGTTAAAAATGTACTGACAGAACTCTGTTCTTCATCACCATTTCGGGGTTGCTTGTGTAGCGTTGGTGCAGGTAGAAATGGTGTGAGCCGAAGCCGTAAAGGAAAAACTTGTCAAGTTCGTGCTTCTCGGCAAACTCCTTTACGCTCTTTCTCAATTCCCCCTCACTCGTTGTGAGAGTGAGGAGGTTCACAAATTCAAGGAACATCGTGGGGATTGCATCATCCCACACACAAATCATACTTTCAATTCTTACTTCCATATCAATGTTGTTTTAGGGGTTATGCTATGCCGCTTTCATCCGCTCACGGATAAGGTTGGCGTTCTTGTTCACAAGGTCTATGATGCGCTCGTGATATTCGGTGTCCTGGTTGTGCTTGCCGTGGCACTGCACCACTTCGAGGGTTCGCAAGTCCACCTCTACGGTTTCAATAATCTCATCGCCAATCCTTGCCGATAGTATGAGGGTGTCGGCTTTCTTGTAGTATCCACTGCCAAACACGCAGATGCCCTGCGTCTTGCCCTCGTTGTAATACTCGTCTATGCTTTCAAGCACCTTGACGATTATTTCCTCGTCCGTGATTACCAAGCCGAAGAATTTGGATTTGTTGGCGATGAAATCCTCCGCATCTTTCTTTCGTTGGAGTTGTCGCTGTTGCTCACGCTCACGCCTTTCAATCTCCCAACGGCGTTGCTCTGCGGCTCTTTCCTTCTCGTGTATGGCTTCAATTTTTCGGGTTGCGTTGTCGTGTGCCGCCATGAAATCTTCGGGACAGATGTTCTTCGGGTTACGGAGGTCTTGACCGAGTTTTTTGAGCATACGCAGATAGTCGCACCACATTGAGAGGTTGTCTATCTGATACTTGTGACGCTTGGCAATCAGATATGATGCCCAACATTCATCGGCAGTACGGGTATTGAAAAGAAAGTGTTTCATGACCTCAATCTCACCGCCTTTCATAAGGGTTTCAATTCTTGGGTCTGAAAGCAAGGCTTTGAAAAGACGCACGGGGGAGATGCCGTGGAAATCGCCCTTGAAGCCGTTACGTCTGAGTTGGGGCAATATCCTCATCTTTGGATATGCACAGCTTCTTGCCACCACATCATCGTATAGGCTGTTGTGCGGTCTTACCTCCATATCGCTGCCTAATGCCCACACATCGCAATAGCAGAAAAGGAAGCCACGGAGCAACGCCATGTCCGTAACCTTGCCGTCGGGTGAAATCCAACGCTGCACGACCTCGTGGCAGTAGAAACGCATCGGTTCGCCTTTCCTGCTCTCGCATCTGACCTGCGCCACGCGGATTACCTGATACCCTTTGCAGGTGGTTATCACGCTGAAATTCTGCGTTTCCTTGTAGATGCGTCTGCGTGTGTCCTGCACTTTGAGTTCGGCATGGCATTTGGGGCAGGTGCAGCCTTCAAGGGTGTCGCATAGTCCGCTGTCGCTGTGCCACTCGTGACCGCAGTCGGAACAGGTGATGTTCCCTTTCTTGGTGCGGTAGCCGATATGCTCAACGCAGTGGCGGTATGCCCAATCTATTTGTGTCGCTGATATGGGGCGAAGGTTGGCGGAAAGTCTTGCCACCTCTTTCTGTATCTTGGTCTTCGGTTTCATAAGCCTAAATCAAATAATGAGGGTTGGGGTTGGTTTTCTTTTCTCGCTGACGGTCTGTGGCGGTTCTGCAACTTGCGGAGTTCCTCCTCTTGGTATTTGCGGACAGCGTTCTGACGTGCCTCCGCCTTTTCCTCTGCCGTGAGTTTCACAACGTGGTTCACAACCACTTGGCAGTCCATCGGTTTGCCCACCTCTATCTCGTTTTCCTCATAGTAGTGGATGGCTTGCCCGAATATTTCTCCGTCCGTGAAACCGTTGCAACCGCTTTTCTGCACATAGT
The Phocaeicola salanitronis DSM 18170 genome window above contains:
- the traN gene encoding conjugative transposon protein TraN; translation: MRKVIIMFALAMGIITANAQENVTVETTNGSEQPTLTKEVYPQKEADGDLYHGLSRKLTFDRMIPPHGLEVTYDKTVHVIFPAEVRYVDLGSPDLIAGKADGAENIIRVKATVRNFPNETNMSVITEDGSFYTFNVKYAAEPLLLNVEMCDFIHDGSTVNRPNNAQEIYLKELGSESPMLVRLIMKSIHKQNKREVKHIGCKRFGIQYLLKGIYTHNGLLYFHTEIKNQSNVPFDVDYITWKIVDKKVAKRTAVQEQIILPLRAQNYATLVPGKKSERTVFTMAKFTIPDDKCLVVELNEKNGGRHQSFVIENEDLVRAGTINELQVR
- a CDS encoding conjugal transfer protein TraO, translating into MRKYIAIIIASLALFTGQAHAQRCLPKMQGIEVRADMADGFNLGGKDGGYSFGAALSTYTKKGNKWVFGGEYLLKNNPYKDTKIPVAQFTAEGGYYFKILSDARKIVFVYAGASALAGYEAVNWGKKVLHDGSTLHDRDAFIYGGALTLDVECYVADRIALLANLRERCLWGGDTRKFHTQFGVGIKFIIN
- a CDS encoding toprim domain-containing protein, whose protein sequence is MERTEIDAVRRMPLADFLARLGHEPVRRSGNELWYLAPYRGERTSSFRVNVAKQLWYDFGLGKGGDIFTLAGEFLQSDDFMKQAKFIAEAANMTVAGWEKPVYLSKPTESVFEDVEVAPLLRSLLTEYLEERGIPYAIASRHCCRLNYGVRGKRYFAVGFPNMAGGYEVRSRYFKGCIPPKSVSLVKANDIPADECLVFEGFMDFLSAVTLGVTGNADCLVLNSVANVEKAAGLLDGYGRIGCFLDRDEAGRRTLAALTMRYGERVTDRSSLYDGCKDLNEYLQLTTKKQKNNHLKIEEQ
- a CDS encoding DUF3872 domain-containing protein: MNILNNRNKRTSIFKAVALCLIAAMSFTLVSCDDDMDIQQSYPFTVEVMPVPNKVVKGQTVEIRCELKKEGDFSGTLYTIRYFQFEGEGSLKMDNGITFLPNDRYLLENEKFRLYYTAAGDEAHNFIVVVEDNFSNSYELEFDFNNRNVKDDDLTIVPIGNFSPLLK
- a CDS encoding glycoside hydrolase family protein, with amino-acid sequence MMRVFMTMLCSLLTVCSVSAQISRQEGTDGQAAIYRLPLMERAFLCCRYFEGWHSEKHYPYVGWGHKLLPNEKYSARTMTKRDADELLRKDLRKFVAMFRKFGVDSILLGTLAYNVGPAKLLGSKTIPKSTLIKKLEAGDRNIYREYIAFCNYKGKRHAMLLKRRKAEFALLYIP
- a CDS encoding IS1380-like element IS615 family transposase, coding for MAKVAIKSERLTPFGGIFPIMEQFTSLLSSTIDSTLGLRCKLYGYQYSEIIRSLLCVYFCGGSCVEDVTAHLMSHLSLHPTLRTCSADTILRAINELTRENISYTSDAGKSYDFNTADTLNTLLLNCLLSTGQLKEGGEYDVDFDHQFIEAEKYDAKPTYKKFLGYRSGVAVIGDMIVGIENSDGNTNVRFHQKDTLKRILERLEEKKLTVKRFRADCGSCSEDIVDEVRKHCRTFYIRANRCCSLYDDIFALRGWKKEEINGIVFELNSILVEKWKGKPYRLVIQRQRRMGSGPDLWEGEYTYRCILTNDYESSMRDIVEFYNMRGGKERVFDDMNNGFGWDRLPKSFMAENTVFLLLTALIRNFYKAIMQRIEVKKFGLKETSRIKTFVFKFISVPAKWIKTARQCVLNIYTDNHAYAEAFKTSSG
- the erm(F) gene encoding 23S rRNA (adenine(2058)-N(6))-methyltransferase Erm(F), giving the protein MTKKKLPVRFTGQHFTIDKVLIKDAIRQANISNQDTVLDIGAGKGFLTVHLLKIANNVVAIENDTALVEHLRKLFSDARNVQVVGCDFRNFAVPKFPFKVVSNIPYGITSDIFKILMFESLGNFLGGSIVLQLEPTQKLFSRKLYNPYTVFYHTFFDLKLVYEVGPESFFPPPTVKSALLNIKRKQLFFDFKFKAKYLAFISCLLEKPDLSVKTALKSIFRKSQVRSISEKFGLNLNAQIVCLSPSQWVNCFLEMLEVVPEKFHPS
- the ltrA gene encoding group II intron reverse transcriptase/maturase is translated as MITRVVHPFNLQRALEHVIANKGSAGVDGVSIRELRKVFSEKKLQLIEAIKQGNYQVQPILGIEIPKGNGKTRLLGVPTTTERVLQQALAQTIAPLFEPEFSNYSYGFRPHKNARQAVGQSRDYIHSGLNHIVDIDLKNFFDEVDHCLLLNLIYQKVKCKATMQLIRKWLRAPIKINGKLRKRRKGVPQGSPLSPLLSNILLHQLDKEMTRRGHKFVRYADDFSIYCKSHNQAKATRVVIEKFLKNKLKLTINEEKSGIRKPIHFTILGFGFVPTYEKGSKNQYQLIVSEKAWKKLKERLKTITRKTTPATFEERIAKIKEVQRGWLNYFQGTSILGKLRDLDGWLRNRLRYCICHHWKKPERKRKNLIRLGVDQDHAYAWSRTRKGGWAIAQSPILGTTITLQRLKKRGYVSLTELHLQLNPSLCEPPST
- a CDS encoding DUF6956 domain-containing protein, with product MNTTYQTLIVKFSEPITALDGIFDDTGAWGTDTLKGWIDDYESTRFTATDSHTAVITSEYNMECVKEWLQRQTPISEMREF
- a CDS encoding DUF3873 domain-containing protein; protein product: MTTRMTINGVSTCAEAGTEKYERFQSGIGRRRRTLVQYDYRHPIDRELFSCVKPTLDECRAARDKWLNAKKGKEDRL
- a CDS encoding PcfJ domain-containing protein, yielding MKPKTKIQKEVARLSANLRPISATQIDWAYRHCVEHIGYRTKKGNITCSDCGHEWHSDSGLCDTLEGCTCPKCHAELKVQDTRRRIYKETQNFSVITTCKGYQVIRVAQVRCESRKGEPMRFYCHEVVQRWISPDGKVTDMALLRGFLFCYCDVWALGSDMEVRPHNSLYDDVVARSCAYPKMRILPQLRRNGFKGDFHGISPVRLFKALLSDPRIETLMKGGEIEVMKHFLFNTRTADECWASYLIAKRHKYQIDNLSMWCDYLRMLKKLGQDLRNPKNICPEDFMAAHDNATRKIEAIHEKERAAEQRRWEIERREREQQRQLQRKKDAEDFIANKSKFFGLVITDEEIIVKVLESIDEYYNEGKTQGICVFGSGYYKKADTLILSARIGDEIIETVEVDLRTLEVVQCHGKHNQDTEYHERIIDLVNKNANLIRERMKAA
- a CDS encoding PcfK-like family protein, whose product is MKGTDHFKRTIYMYLEQRAEEDALFAKKYRNPAKNMDECVTHILNYVQKSGCNGFTDGEIFGQAIHYYEENEIEVGKPMDCQVVVNHVVKLTAEEKAEARQNAVRKYQEEELRKLQNRHRPSARKENQPQPSLFDLGL